In the genome of Montipora foliosa isolate CH-2021 unplaced genomic scaffold, ASM3666993v2 scaffold_264, whole genome shotgun sequence, one region contains:
- the LOC137986691 gene encoding uncharacterized protein has translation MRAGYKLAKDMKPINHLLFMDDLKLYGASKDQLDSLVQVVRIFSQDIKMSFGLDKCAILEMRRGRQVGRSGIKLPDDQHIREIEEEGYKYVVILQLDQTLITKMKGKIKLEYIRKVKELCRSKLNARNLINGINTWALGVIRYSAGIVDWTMEEIANMDRRTRKILAMNGFLHTRSNVARLYLRRKD, from the coding sequence ATGAGAGCTGGATACAAACTGGCAAAGGACATGAAGCCCATTAACCACCTACTATTCATGGATGATCTGAAGCTGTACGGAGCTAGCAAAGATCAACTAGACTCACTTGTTCAAGTAGTAAGGATCTTCTCGCAAGACATTAAGATGTCATTTGGGCTAGACAAGTGTGCTATCCTGGAAATGAGAAGGGGACGACAAGTTGGCCGTAGCGGAATAAAACTACCCGACGACCAGCATATCAGGGAAATAGAGGAGGAAGGTTACAAATACGTTGTCATATTACAGTTGGACCAGACTCTTATCACCAAGATGAAAGGCAAGATAAAATTGGAGTATATCAGAAAAGTCAAGGAGTTGTGTAGATCAAAACTCAATGCAAGAAATTTGATCAATGGCATCAATACCTGGGCTTTAGGTGTAATACGCTACAGTGCAGGGATTGTGGACTGGACAATGGAGGAGATAGCCAACATGGATAGAAGAACTAGGAAGATCTTGGCAATGAATGGCTTTCTGCACACCAGGAGTAATGTTGCGAGGCTGTACCTGCGGAGAAAGGACTGA
- the LOC137986692 gene encoding uncharacterized protein produces the protein MWKLLTGVLGEKVYHHLERNGLLTDEQMGCRKGSRGTKDQLLLDKAILKNCRRRLKNLSMAWIDYKKAYDMVPHSWIVKCLEMVGAAKNMISIVSNSMVNWKTVLTSEGMALGQVDIRRGIFFR, from the coding sequence ATGTGGAAGCTCTTGACAGGAGTTTTGGGAGAGAAGGTATACCACCACTTGGAAAGGAATGGACTGCTAACAGATGAACAGATGGGGTGCAGGAAGGGATCCCGAGGAACTAAAGATCAATTGCTTTTAGACAAGGCAATCCTGAAGAACTGCCGGAGAAGGTTGAAAAACTTGTCAATGGCTTGGATAGACTACAAGAAGGCATATGATATGGTGCCACATTCATGGATCGTGAAATGCCTGGAGATGGTTGGGGCTGCTAAGAATATGATCTCTATAGTCAGCAACAGCATGGTGAACTGGAAGACAGTATTGACATCAGAAGGAATGGCTCTCGGGCAGGTGGACATTAGAAGAGGAATTTTCTTTAGGTGA
- the LOC137986694 gene encoding cingulin-like, translating into MDEKCTVEIIAPKSENDVLRKTIAYLYEQHKQWSERNKGLVCLANQLHDTIQEVASLEAQNRRLEESLARAENRIAQLSLMASNGNSSQGAIVTPGVSKKILECLSRENTRLKGVIRQMTARASGDAIDLATENCDLHDVIMKLRDDRDGKRQKIQELEKILHNIQDENVDGLKHQNVRLVHEVTELSRKLNVKQVFCETIVTENETLKRTMQSSEGEKMVYVREVKSVIGKSLAAREVMSQVWDEEGNGSNEESDNDDLEENSKTLGGEDVEKRIGKEKGLRMESDTAGLHQQVRDLQRRVEHQHDLEAEKVNTLTAEIEQAKQERNALQQEKEQLQEQTNQIEQIIRDRDAEVKNLKGEVNGLRTSLSKAINAGEVLQKELDESRDENKLMQEALITYERDFKRECDEKRDTMHQLQEMKARLQHEMDKHAELNGRYRELMRRVSSSLGACRARVCPNETSLPDTPQPPRRSVRPVNELKCPVCHRMFPHYLLEDHMRDCSDE; encoded by the coding sequence ATGGACGAAAAATGCACTGTTGAAATTATCGCCCCAAAATCAGAGAACGATGTTTTACGCAAGACAATTGCGTATCTATACGAACAACATAAACAATGGAGTGAACGAAACAAGGGACTCGTATGTCTCGCGAATCAATTACACGACACCATTCAAGAAGTCGCGTCTCTAGAGGCCCAAAATCGACGACTGGAAGAGAGTCTTGCTAGAGCCGAAAATAGAATCGCGCAGTTGAGTTTGATGGCAAGTAACGGAAATTCTTCTCAGGGAGCCATTGTGACGCCTGGAGTGTCAAAAAAGATCTTAGAGTGTCTCAGCCGAGAAAATACAAGGCTTAAAGGGGTCATACGGCAAATGACGGCCAGAGCTTCGGGGGACGCGATCGATTTGGCAACAGAAAATTGCGATCTACACGACGTCATCATGAAATTAAGGGATGATAGAGATGGAAAAAGGCAGAAGATACAGGAACTCGAGAAAATATTGCATAATATTCAAGACGAAAATGTAGATGGTTTAAAGCATCAAAATGTGCGTTTGGTGCACGAAGTCACAGAGCTATCGAGAAAGCTGAACGTCAAGCAAGTATTTTGCGAAACCATCGTCACCGAAAACGAGACTCTAAAAAGAACAATGCAATCGTCAGAGGGCGAAAAGATGGTCTACGTGCGCGAGGTAAAGTCAGTAATCGGGAAATCTCTGGCAGCGCGAGAGGTCATGAGTCAAGTTTGGGACGAAGAGGGCAACGGTTCTAACGAAGAAAGCGACAATGATGACTTGGAAGAAAATAGCAAAACACTTGGAGGTGAAGATGTGGAAAAACGGATAGGGAAAGAGAAAGGTTTGCGAATGGAAAGCGATACTGCCGGGTTACACCAACAGGTCCGAGACTTGCAAAGACGTGTTGAACACCAACACGATCTCGAAGCTGAAAAAGTGAATACGCTGACGGCGGAAATCGAACAAgctaaacaagagagaaacgcCCTGCAACAAGAAAAAGAACAGCTACAAGAGCAGACAAATCAGATCGAACAAATTATCAGGGACCGTGACGCGGAGGTAAAAAATCTCAAAGGAGAAGTGAATGGTTTGCGTACGAGCCTTTCCAAAGCTATTAATGCGGGTGAGGTCTTACAGAAGGAATTGGATGAATCGCGAGATGAAAATAAGTTAATGCAAGAAGCTCTCATAACTTACGAGAGGGATTTTAAAAGAGAATGCGACGAAAAAAGAGATACCATGCATCAACTACAAGAAATGAAGGCAAGACTACAACACGAAATGGACAAACATGCAGAACTGAACGGGCGATACAGAGAATTGATGCGACGAGTATCGTCTTCGCTCGGCGCTTGTCGAGCTCGAGTATGTCCCAACGAGACTTCCCTACCGGATACACCCCAGCCCCCGAGGCGTTCGGTTCGACCAGTTAACGAATTGAAATGCCCCGTTTGCCACCGAATGTTTCCTCATTATTTGTTAGAGGATCACATGAGAGATTGCTCTGACGAATAA